The [Clostridium] celerecrescens 18A genomic sequence TAAGTGAAGAGGCATCTCATAATGAGAAATGGTGATCATTGGCTCCATGCCATTTTTAATGATCTCATCAAATAACTTATCATAAAATTCAAGCCCCTTCTCATTTGGCTGACCATCATCTCCGTTTGGATATATTCTTGCCCAGTTAATGGAAGTTCTGAATGTTTTTAATCCCAGATCAGCCAGCATTTTTAAATCCTCAGGATAGGTATGGTAAAAATCAATGCCTCTCCTTTTGGGGAAATTTTTATCATTGCTTTGTAAGGCTTCTTCTATATACGATCTGGTTATTTCCCCATTGGAACGCTTTTCAATGGGAAGATCTTTTTGAAACTCGTTAATATCTGCCAGGCATAGGCCTTTGCCGTCCAGGTCAAAAGCACCTTCCAGCTGATTTGCCGCTACCGCACCTCCCCACATAAAGTTTGATGGGAAACCTTTTGGTACTTTATTCATGATGTTCTCCCTTCCTTCCCGATTTTATGAATTTATTCCTGATTTTCCAGGCGTTTCAAACGCTTTTCCCAGCTTTCAAAGATTTTGATCATTTGCTTTGCAATATTGATTTCACTGTATATGGTCATTAATGTATCCTGTGCATGGGCGAAAATCAATGAATACTCTGTTTTTTCTCCTCTTGTTTCTCCCTGAATGGCATCTGTCTGGATCCGGTGTGCCTCAGTAATCTTTTTCTGCGCGTCCTTCATTTTTTCATTGGCTAAAATAAAATCCTGATCGGCAATGGCTGTTAATGCTTCTTTGCACAGTAAACGTGCATCTCCCGCATTCATAATGATGCTCATTGCAGATTCTAGTGTTTTTTCATCCATGTTTAATCACCCTTCTTATTACTTATTTCTTTTCCTCAGCTTTTTTCTCTGCTTCTGTCTCCTGGTTGTCATAGATACGGAAAAAAGGATACCATATGACAGTTGAGATCAATGCACAGACAGCCATTAAAATAACACCTTTGATACTTCCTGTTGTCAGCCATGTGGAAATAGGAAATGGACAATACCACATATCAAACACCCTGGTAGGAATCGGTGCAAATGGAATTACTTTTGTAAAAATCCAGACTACCGTAGGAAGTATAATACCCATCAGCCACATGGGAATCATCATAATTGGATTCCATGCAATGCATCCGAATACGACCGGCTCGTTAATATTAAAAATTGCAGGTACGAAACAGGCACGTCCGAGTGCTCTCAATTTATTGCTCTTTGCAAATATGAGCATAATTACTAACGGCAATGTACAGCCGATTCCGCCGATCCATAAATAAGCAGAGTATACCGTGGGATCAGTGACCAGGTTTAGTGTCTCATGGGTAGCAGTTCCGGCCGCTGCCATGGTAACATTGGCGGTAATAGCCATGAGCATTGCCGGTTTGTAAACCGGGGTAAGAACCCAGCTTGAAATTCCCAGGGAATATAAAAAACAAACAAGCAAAAGAGATAGTACAAATCCCCAAGGAGTCTGCATAACATTGGAGATTGGCATAAATATTGAAAGTAAGATATTATAAAGATCAATCCCAAGCAGATCTACTAAAATCCATAGAGAACAAACGATGATTCCAGCCGGCAGCATTAAATCAAACCAGGCCCTAACAAAATCAGGTATAACGGAATCCTCTTTAAAAAATGAGAACTTTCCGAAGATCCCCATAATAAAACCTGTAAAAGCACCTGCAGTAATCGCTACAAACATACCTCCGGCTCCTAAAGATGCATGCTGGAACCCAGCTTGCCCATCCTTTATCACCTGAGGTGAAATAATAATTAAAAATGCTACTACACCGGAAAGCGCTGCAATAATTCTCTGTCTGCGCAAACGCTTTTTTTCCATTAAGTTAAATGGTATTAAAAATGCCACAAATAATGATAACAGCCCCATTGTCCAGCCAAACGGAGTCCAGAAATTTGGCCACCACTCCCAGCCAAAGACTTCTCCGGGGACTGTTAAAAAGCAGAATATTGATCCCAACAAAATAAATGGAAGCACCTGCATAATAGAATCTTTTAAAGTAGTAACCCATACATTATTATTAATTTTGTTCATCTTTGGTGCGAAACTATGCTCTAACCAATGAATTAACTGTTTCATCCTTCTCCTCCTCCTTATTCACTCAGCCCATTTCACTCAGCAAATGCTCCAACGCCATATCCCCATTTAATGTGGAATAATACTCCGGCTTCATTAAGATGACCTTAACAGTCTTTCCACCTGTATATTCCTCTATTTCATCCATGATATAAGCCAGGTGAGGTCCTACCATAAGGGCATCAATTTCATCAATATAGTTCTCGATTTCACTTTCTCCTCTGGCCTTAATATTAATCTCCATTTTTTTGGCCGCCGCTGCCTTTCTTATATTAGCTGCCATAAATCCGGAGCTTGCACCAGAACCGCAAACCAGTAATACATTTAACATAAATAAAATCCTCCTTTATCTGTATAATAAGATTTATGAGATCATGAAAACATCATTTTGCTCTCACAATGTATTTGATGTATTCATTATGACTTTTTTCAACTAATAATTCCACCAGACATTTGCACATGGAGCGTGCAAAACTTTGGTGGAAAAATCCTTTCCAGACTCTTATAATAGACAGAAGGAGGATTTTACTATGGGGCCAAAACTATTAAAATTGATTCGTATCTTGCTGATGCACACAAATGAAATGACTGCTTCTGCTTTAGCTGCTGAAATGGGGGTATCGGAGCGAAGTATAAAAAATTATATTTCAGAAATCAATGACAACCATCCTCAGACCATCCTCTCTTCCAGGAAGGGATATGCTATAAAAGCAGAGGCCGGAAGAAAAATATTAAATGACTCCGGCACTCACATCCCCCAGTCTTCCCAGGAAAGAATGGTTTATATTATCAACCTTCTGATCAAACAGGAAGCCGGCATTGACGCATACGACTTGTGTGATTCCATATATATCAGCTATTCCACACTAAAAAATGAACTGGGAGCTGTAAAAAAGAAGCTGAGCCAGTTTGATTTAAAGCTTTTGAATCAAAAGGACAATTTGTCCATTGATGGACTGGAAAAGAACAAACGCCGTTTGCTCAGTTCTATTCTATACGATGAGTCCAACATTAACTTTGTAAGTTTAAAAACAATTCAGCATGTTTTTCCTGATATTGAAATTGAATATATAAAAAATACATTGCTGAATATTTTTGATAAATATCAATATTTTGTTAACGACTATTCTCTGATCAATATTGTACTGCATATTACCATAGCCATTGACAGAATCAAAAATCACAATATCAATACTCAGGATGTTCAGGAACTGGCTCAGATACGGCATCATGAATATGAACTGGCAAGCCAGGTCACAAAAGAATTGGAAAATCATTTTCATATCACATATAGTGAGGCGGAAATATATGAACTTGCCCTGCTGCTGATTTCAAGAGCTACCACCATTGATTATAAAAGCATAACCACTGCAAATCTGGAGGACTTTATCGGCAAGGAATGCTTTGACCTGGTGGAGGAGATGATTCAGTCTGTGAATGCTTATTATTATATTGATCTATCGGAGCCTGAATTTCTGATTCGCTTTGCCATTCATATTAGAAATTTACTTCAAAGATCGAAGAACCAGCAGTTTTCAAAAAATCCTTTAACAGAAGAAATTAAAACATCCTGTCCTTTAATTTATGATGTATCCGTATATTTATCCGGAATCATCAAAGACCGCACGGGGATCATCATAAATGATGACGAAATTGCTTATATCACTTTTCACCTGGGGAGCACCCTGGAAGCACAAAAAAGTCTTAATAAAAAAGTAACTGCTATATTATACTGCCCTAACTATTATGATTTAAATATACGTCTGACAGATACCATCAATCAGCACTTTTCCTGTGAAATGCTGATAACCAACATCATAACGGATGATACGGCTTTAGAACAGGTTCCTAAATGCGATTTTATAATGTCTACGGTTCCTCTTCATAGCTTTTATGGGGTGGACATCGTTCATATCGGAATGTTTTTTACGGACAAGGATATTTCTGTGATCAGAAATAAAATTATATCCGTAAGAATCAATAAAAGGAAAGCGACCTTTAAAAATTATTTGGAGCTTCTGATTATCCCTGAATTCTTTGAAAGAAGAAATGACTTAAACACAGAGGGGGATGCAATCGAATATCTGGCCAGTAAAATGCATCGGTTAGGTTATGTTGATGAGACATTCCGGGAAGATATCTACACACGTGAAAAACTTTCATCTACTGCATTTCATGACTTTGCAATCCCTCATGCAATGAAAATGCATGCAGAAAAAACCGGGCTGAATATTTTGATATCAGATTCTCCTGTCTCATGGAACGGCAAGCCTGTTTACCTGATCATCATGATGTGTTTTAACAAGAATGACCGATATATTTT encodes the following:
- a CDS encoding PTS lactose/cellobiose transporter subunit IIA; the encoded protein is MDEKTLESAMSIIMNAGDARLLCKEALTAIADQDFILANEKMKDAQKKITEAHRIQTDAIQGETRGEKTEYSLIFAHAQDTLMTIYSEINIAKQMIKIFESWEKRLKRLENQE
- a CDS encoding PTS sugar transporter subunit IIC, coding for MKQLIHWLEHSFAPKMNKINNNVWVTTLKDSIMQVLPFILLGSIFCFLTVPGEVFGWEWWPNFWTPFGWTMGLLSLFVAFLIPFNLMEKKRLRRQRIIAALSGVVAFLIIISPQVIKDGQAGFQHASLGAGGMFVAITAGAFTGFIMGIFGKFSFFKEDSVIPDFVRAWFDLMLPAGIIVCSLWILVDLLGIDLYNILLSIFMPISNVMQTPWGFVLSLLLVCFLYSLGISSWVLTPVYKPAMLMAITANVTMAAAGTATHETLNLVTDPTVYSAYLWIGGIGCTLPLVIMLIFAKSNKLRALGRACFVPAIFNINEPVVFGCIAWNPIMMIPMWLMGIILPTVVWIFTKVIPFAPIPTRVFDMWYCPFPISTWLTTGSIKGVILMAVCALISTVIWYPFFRIYDNQETEAEKKAEEKK
- a CDS encoding PTS sugar transporter subunit IIB; this encodes MLNVLLVCGSGASSGFMAANIRKAAAAKKMEINIKARGESEIENYIDEIDALMVGPHLAYIMDEIEEYTGGKTVKVILMKPEYYSTLNGDMALEHLLSEMG
- a CDS encoding BglG family transcription antiterminator; amino-acid sequence: MGPKLLKLIRILLMHTNEMTASALAAEMGVSERSIKNYISEINDNHPQTILSSRKGYAIKAEAGRKILNDSGTHIPQSSQERMVYIINLLIKQEAGIDAYDLCDSIYISYSTLKNELGAVKKKLSQFDLKLLNQKDNLSIDGLEKNKRRLLSSILYDESNINFVSLKTIQHVFPDIEIEYIKNTLLNIFDKYQYFVNDYSLINIVLHITIAIDRIKNHNINTQDVQELAQIRHHEYELASQVTKELENHFHITYSEAEIYELALLLISRATTIDYKSITTANLEDFIGKECFDLVEEMIQSVNAYYYIDLSEPEFLIRFAIHIRNLLQRSKNQQFSKNPLTEEIKTSCPLIYDVSVYLSGIIKDRTGIIINDDEIAYITFHLGSTLEAQKSLNKKVTAILYCPNYYDLNIRLTDTINQHFSCEMLITNIITDDTALEQVPKCDFIMSTVPLHSFYGVDIVHIGMFFTDKDISVIRNKIISVRINKRKATFKNYLELLIIPEFFERRNDLNTEGDAIEYLASKMHRLGYVDETFREDIYTREKLSSTAFHDFAIPHAMKMHAEKTGLNILISDSPVSWNGKPVYLIIMMCFNKNDRYIFNEIFEPLTMMLTDREFIKKLIQVKDHETFIQMLTDNLEVTF